The Methanobacterium sp. genome window below encodes:
- a CDS encoding isopentenyl phosphate kinase family protein, whose product MIILKLGGSIITRKDKTKPTLNPANLERIAQEISVAKIKKLIIIHGAGSFGHPYAQKYGIGSVIKNDRELGRKKRGFALTQNSVKNLNHFVCHYLLKWGIPAITVPPSSFIKSNNKRIESANLEITEKYLEMGLVPVLHGDVVLDENEDIQMAVVSGDQIVTYLAEKLHPERIILGSDVDGIYNCDPNRHQEAQLLPVVKSMEDLEFLEGARTVDVTGGMAGKLGELLELARKGTPSEIINAGKKGVLLGALKGEKVKGTLITK is encoded by the coding sequence GTGGGAGCATAATAACCCGGAAGGACAAAACCAAACCCACTCTCAACCCAGCGAACTTGGAACGCATAGCCCAGGAAATATCAGTTGCCAAAATCAAAAAATTGATTATTATACACGGAGCAGGCAGTTTCGGACACCCCTATGCCCAGAAATATGGGATAGGCTCAGTTATTAAAAATGACCGGGAACTCGGCCGGAAAAAAAGAGGCTTTGCCCTAACCCAGAATTCAGTAAAAAACCTCAACCATTTCGTCTGCCATTACCTCCTAAAATGGGGCATACCAGCCATTACTGTGCCTCCATCCTCTTTCATCAAAAGCAACAATAAACGGATAGAATCTGCCAACCTGGAAATTACAGAAAAATATCTGGAAATGGGACTAGTACCAGTCCTCCATGGTGATGTGGTCCTGGATGAAAATGAAGATATACAGATGGCAGTAGTATCTGGAGATCAGATAGTCACCTACTTGGCAGAAAAGTTACACCCGGAGAGGATCATCCTGGGCTCAGATGTAGATGGTATCTACAACTGCGACCCCAACCGACACCAAGAAGCTCAACTTCTCCCAGTGGTGAAATCCATGGAAGATCTTGAATTTCTGGAAGGAGCCCGTACAGTAGACGTAACCGGAGGAATGGCTGGAAAACTAGGCGAACTCCTGGAACTGGCCAGGAAAGGCACACCATCAGAAATTATCAACGCTGGTAAAAAAGGAGTACTACTAGGGGCATTAAAGGGTGAAAAGGTGAAAGGCACCCTGATCACTAAATAA